From one Triticum urartu cultivar G1812 chromosome 3, Tu2.1, whole genome shotgun sequence genomic stretch:
- the LOC125543965 gene encoding chaperone protein dnaJ 49: MDGNKDDAVKAMRIGKNALDAGDTARALKFLSKAKRLDPLLPIDHLLNPLLNKDDPSSSPASSSSSSAPHPPPPPPSRAASSAAGADGLRERKQKGKKKDGEEGGGDTAGVRTYTEEQLEVVHQIKKHARDYYKILGLEKDCTVEDVRKAYRKLSLKVHPDKNKAPGAEDAFKAVSKAFQCLSDAESRKRFDLVGSDDPPAYNRRAASTARSYNGFYEDDIDPDEIFRNFFFGGMAPATTRQFGQFGTFHFRTGGMHHAHGAQQGSGGSTVRMLVQLLPVLLLLLLNFLPSSEPVYSLSRSYPYEHKFQTQRGVTYYVKLPNFEDQYPHQSTERTTLERHVERDYYSIITQNCRVELQRRQWGLAYQTPHCDMLQKFEATAQ, translated from the coding sequence ATGGACGGCAACAAGGACGACGCTGTCAAGGCCATGCGCATCGGCAAGAACGCCCTCGACGCCGGCGATACCGCCCGCGCCCTCAAGTTTCTGTCTAAGGCCAAGCGGCTGGACCCCTTGCTCCCCATCGATCACCTCCTCAACCCCCTCCTCAACAAGGATGACCCGTCCTCCTCACCGGCCTCGTCATCATCGTCATCTGCCCCACATCCCCCACCGCCTCCGCCATCGCGAGCTGCATCATCAGCAGCCGGTGCTGACGGCTTGAGGGAAAGGAAGCAGAAGGGCAAGAAGAAGGATGGGGAGGAGGGTGGCGGTGATACTGCTGGGGTGAGGACGTACACGGAGGAGCAGCTGGAGGTGGTCCACCAGATCAAGAAGCACGCTAGGGATTACTACAAGATCCTGGGCCTCGAAAAGGACTGCACTGTCGAGGACGTGCGCAAAGCCTACCGCAAGCTCTCTCTCAAGGTGCACCCTGACAAGAACAAGGCCCCTGGTGCCGAGGATGCCTTTAAGGCTGTCTCCAAGGCCTTCCAGTGCCTCAGCGATGCAGAGAGCCGCAAGCGCTTCGATCTTGTTGGTTCTGATGACCCGCCGGCATACAACAGGAGGGCGGCATCCACTGCCCGTTCGTACAATGGGTTCTACGAAGATGACATTGACCCGGATGAGATATTCAGGAACTTCTTCTTTGGTGGGATGGCTCCTGCCACCACCAGGCAGTTTGGGCAGTTTGGGACGTTTCATTTCAGGACTGGCGGGATGCATCATGCTCATGGTGCGCAGCAGGGTTCTGGTGGCTCCACTGTCCGTATGCTTGTTCAGCTGTTGCCTGTCCTGCTGCTTCTGTTGCTCAACTTCCTGCCATCCTCTGAGCCAGTCTACTCCCTATCCCGCTCCTACCCTTATGAGCACAAATTTCAAACTCAACGTGGAGTAACATACTATGTCAAGCTGCCTAATTTTGAGGATCAGTATCCACACCAGAGCACTGAGCGTACAACACTGGAGCGGCATGTTGAGAGGGATTACTACTCGATAATAACACAGAATTGTAGGGTTGAGCTGCAGCGTCGCCAATGGGGGTTAGCCTACCAGACACCACACTGTGATATGCTTCAGAAGTTTGAGGCAACAGCACAGTAA